The Deltaproteobacteria bacterium genomic sequence CGTGATCACCAGGCTGTTGGTGGCCTTGTCCGCCACTATTTTCACGTCCGTGGAAATGACCGGCTTCTTGCCCTTCTTGGTCTCCTTGGTGGGAAGCCCCGTGAGCACCTTGGCCAGTTCCTCTGCCTGGGCATTCTCCAGATATACCACCTGGATGTTGCCGGCCCCCTTGGGAGTGGGCTGATCCAGGGTTGCCACCAGGTCCTTGATCCTCTTGGTGTTCTGCCGGTCAGCCAGCACAATGATCACGTTTGTCCTTTCATAGGGAACTATCTTGAGCGGCGGTCTGGCGCTCACCCTCCTGGTCTTGACCTTTCGCTGCGATTCCACCAGCTGGCTTATCTTCTGAGCAATTTTTTCGGCGCTGCCATACTCCAGCCTGATCACCGAGATGGTGGCCTCCTGAAACTCCACATCGATTTCTCTGACGATTCTGAGCAAGCGCTGAATGTTCGACTGAAAATCAGTAATAATAAGGATGTCAGTGGGAGCGTAGGCAATCACCACTCCCTGCTTGGAAACCAGCGGCGCCAGCAGCTTGCGCACATCCTGGGAAGAGGCGTACCGCAGGGGCAGGATCTGGGTGATGACCCTGTCGTCCGGCCGCGGTACAAAGCCCACGGCTTTCCTGGTCTCCACACTCTTCTGCCTCGCCTCCACAGAAGGTATCACCTTGATCACTTCACCGCTGGGCACGGTGGTGAAGCCATGCACCTCGAGAACGGACTCGAAAACCTTGTAGGCCTCCTCCAGGGAAATCTTCGACGGAGACAGGACGGTTATCTTTCCTCGCACCTTTTCATCGATTACAAAGTTTTTCCCGGTGAGCTCGCTGATGAACTTGATGAACACTCTGATGTCCACCTGCTCAAAATCCATGCTGATGCTTTTGTTCGAAGTGGAGGCAGGCCTCCCGGGCTCTTCGCCGTAGACCAGAGCTGCGGGCCTCAGGAAAAGGAGCAGGGAAAATGCCAACCAGCACAACAGCCGGGCAGTTGCACGTGGACTCTTGCTGTTCACTAGGCTAAACCAGCTACTGTATTTCATAGTGGAGCTCTCGTTTTCGCCGTCCGCGTTTTATTTGCAGGGCTATTTCTCCTCCCTCCATGAGACTCTCATAAAAATCAATTGCCTGTTCGGGGCTGGTGATCTCTTCATCATTTACAGCCTGAATCACGTCACCATTGCGGAGTCCCATCTTTGCAAAAATACTGCCAGGTTTGATATTGGTAACCAGGAAGCCGGCTGGCTTCCTGCCTTCCATATATGGCCTGATGCGCACCTGCCGCATGAGTTTGTTGAGGTCTTGCATCGAAGATTCTATCTCATCCCTGTCCAGCTGTACGGTTCTGCCCGGTGCAGGCCGCGGAGGAGATCGACGAGGGGCGCGGGAAACCGGGGCCCGCCTGCCCTTCTCCGGCGTTGCCATGGTGAGCATTTCGTCGCGCTCTCCAGTGTTCACCACCACACTCAGGCGCAGGATCTTCTTGATGAGAGCTTCCTTGACCCTGTCCCCTTCGTGATATACCCCCTGCTTGCGGGTTCTGGCATCCTCGATAATTGCGACGCTTTCCACGGGCCCGCCTGCCACCACTGTGCCCACCAGGCGCAGGCCGAGGTCATCGAGAGCCAGAGGGATGTTTGCCAGCTCTATGTCTTCACCGCCCCTGCCGACGTCTGCTCCAGCATCGCCGCCGCCAAAGAGATCTCTTTCTGCCACCACAGAATAATAGCTCAAAGGCTTCAGCGGCACAGGCTGCTTTGTAGTTGTTTCCCCTCCTGTCTCCTCAATTGCCGCAGGAACAGTAGCCACCCTGGAGCCCACCAGGGCCATGACCGCATCAACCACAAAATACACCACTATGCTCAGCACCAGAATGTCGTAGATCCAGCGGCGCTTCATGGCCTTTTTCTCT encodes the following:
- the gspD gene encoding type II secretion system secretin GspD, which translates into the protein MKYSSWFSLVNSKSPRATARLLCWLAFSLLLFLRPAALVYGEEPGRPASTSNKSISMDFEQVDIRVFIKFISELTGKNFVIDEKVRGKITVLSPSKISLEEAYKVFESVLEVHGFTTVPSGEVIKVIPSVEARQKSVETRKAVGFVPRPDDRVITQILPLRYASSQDVRKLLAPLVSKQGVVIAYAPTDILIITDFQSNIQRLLRIVREIDVEFQEATISVIRLEYGSAEKIAQKISQLVESQRKVKTRRVSARPPLKIVPYERTNVIIVLADRQNTKRIKDLVATLDQPTPKGAGNIQVVYLENAQAEELAKVLTGLPTKETKKGKKPVISTDVKIVADKATNSLVITAKPDEFQVLKPIIEKLDITRKQVYVEALILEVSSTKDISLGVNWSVAGRTNLDKRSRDALIFGSSNMGTASPSLNEGGQLIFPGGLSAGVVSFPITIGDITFNNLQAVINAAKTDNDFKIIATPQLMTLDNEEATVVVAENIPFTTRVDSGTATTDRAIQSIEYRDVGVTLKVTPQINEKRFVKLKIFEEVSRVVQQTQVAGQDQVVLAPTTRKRTAETNVAVQDGNTVVIAGLLGDDTESSVTKVPCLGDLPTLGWLFRSESQTTRRTNLLIFLTPHIVASPDEAREIYQQKSEYMGGVDEGADLKKALERGWQPTAAPP
- a CDS encoding PDZ domain-containing protein translates to MKRRWIYDILVLSIVVYFVVDAVMALVGSRVATVPAAIEETGGETTTKQPVPLKPLSYYSVVAERDLFGGGDAGADVGRGGEDIELANIPLALDDLGLRLVGTVVAGGPVESVAIIEDARTRKQGVYHEGDRVKEALIKKILRLSVVVNTGERDEMLTMATPEKGRRAPVSRAPRRSPPRPAPGRTVQLDRDEIESSMQDLNKLMRQVRIRPYMEGRKPAGFLVTNIKPGSIFAKMGLRNGDVIQAVNDEEITSPEQAIDFYESLMEGGEIALQIKRGRRKRELHYEIQ